From the Bacillota bacterium genome, one window contains:
- a CDS encoding MBL fold metallo-hydrolase, which yields MRIKIHRGAHEIGGSCVELQSGDTRIVVDLGLPLVKKGDARFDSGKLHLQTGVELVSRGVLPDIKGLYTWDTECRRIDALFLSHAHMDHYGLVNFVSPDVPVFSGEATRRLMDIAMLFCPFERAGGKQFTFANRVPVQVGGFRITPFLVDHSAFDAYAFLIEAQGKSVFYSGDFREHGRKTSTLQALIRALSGKPVDVMLLEGTTFGRPEEKIVTEKDLEDSLIKVIGSGNGICLACSAGQNIDRLVTFYRAALRCEKIFVIDVYTAIVLDALRDFARLPCPSEQYSKLRVFFPYWLCKRLGDLGHTDMLYRFKRFKISRREVSEQQNRLLMLVRPSMVSDLKKINFSGGNFIYSMWLGYQNEPDMACLLNFVRERDMKYHYVHTSGHATLQTLKKLVEALRPREVIPFHITLKNTSC from the coding sequence ATGAGAATCAAAATCCATCGAGGAGCACACGAGATCGGCGGTTCCTGCGTTGAACTGCAGAGTGGGGATACCCGCATTGTTGTAGATTTAGGCCTGCCTTTGGTGAAAAAAGGTGATGCTCGCTTTGACAGCGGCAAGCTGCACTTGCAAACGGGAGTCGAACTGGTAAGCAGGGGTGTTCTGCCTGACATTAAAGGTTTATACACTTGGGATACAGAGTGCAGGCGAATCGATGCGTTATTCCTGTCTCACGCTCATATGGATCACTATGGGCTTGTGAACTTTGTTTCTCCTGACGTGCCGGTATTTAGCGGAGAAGCCACCCGGCGCTTAATGGATATTGCTATGCTGTTTTGCCCTTTTGAGCGAGCTGGAGGCAAGCAATTCACTTTTGCCAACCGCGTCCCGGTGCAAGTCGGTGGGTTCAGAATTACGCCCTTCCTGGTGGACCATTCGGCATTCGATGCTTACGCGTTCCTGATAGAGGCACAAGGCAAGAGCGTTTTTTATTCCGGGGACTTTCGCGAGCATGGACGAAAAACCAGCACACTGCAGGCCCTTATTAGAGCACTTTCAGGTAAACCTGTAGATGTTATGCTTCTTGAGGGGACGACGTTTGGACGCCCTGAGGAAAAGATTGTTACAGAAAAAGATTTAGAGGACAGTCTTATAAAGGTAATTGGCAGCGGAAATGGTATTTGCCTTGCTTGTTCTGCAGGGCAGAATATTGACCGACTGGTTACTTTTTATCGTGCTGCGCTTCGCTGTGAGAAAATTTTTGTTATTGATGTTTATACTGCCATTGTGCTAGACGCCTTGCGCGATTTTGCGCGCCTTCCTTGTCCATCAGAGCAATATTCGAAGCTGCGGGTGTTTTTTCCGTACTGGCTGTGTAAACGGTTGGGTGATTTAGGGCATACTGACATGCTTTATCGTTTTAAGAGGTTTAAGATTAGCCGCAGAGAAGTGAGTGAGCAGCAAAACAGGTTATTGATGCTGGTTCGCCCTTCGATGGTTAGCGATCTAAAGAAAATAAATTTTTCTGGCGGGAACTTCATTTACTCAATGTGGCTTGGGTATCAGAATGAACCTGATATGGCATGTCTGCTTAATTTTGTCAGAGAGAGGGATATGAAATATCACTATGTTCATACGAGCGGGCATGCAACTTTGCAAACCTTAAAGAAATTGGTTGAAGCCTTACGACCAAGAGAAGTTATCCCTTTTCATATTACCCTGAAAAATACCAGTTGTTAG
- a CDS encoding helix-turn-helix domain-containing protein: MAIVNPQKITREDAALLFELWQEHDSSEFKVIFVEKPCSHWPSPLPSCVKVDSGLFADSHKLRLSILRQKTSANRQEHIARQCEERISRILMILKRLQKGPVKTRELAKEFNVSIRTVQRDIRILERIGEPIGYDEREKAFFLLTRESLWE; the protein is encoded by the coding sequence ATGGCAATTGTAAATCCTCAGAAAATCACACGAGAAGACGCGGCACTTCTTTTTGAGTTGTGGCAGGAACACGACTCAAGCGAGTTCAAAGTTATATTTGTAGAGAAGCCATGTTCACACTGGCCATCGCCGCTGCCTTCGTGTGTAAAAGTTGATTCTGGATTGTTTGCAGACTCTCATAAGTTAAGGTTGAGCATCCTTAGACAGAAAACGTCTGCAAATCGCCAGGAACATATTGCCAGGCAGTGCGAAGAACGGATCTCCCGTATCCTGATGATACTGAAAAGGCTTCAAAAAGGGCCTGTTAAGACCAGGGAATTAGCAAAAGAGTTTAATGTCTCTATACGCACGGTCCAGCGTGACATAAGAATTCTGGAACGCATCGGCGAGCCAATCGGCTATGATGAGCGAGAGAAGGCTTTTTTCCTTTTAACTAGGGAAAGCTTATGGGAATAA
- a CDS encoding exoribonuclease R codes for MLEELKFTEARGGFSALYSRVFNHYRPVIIRRRQAEEVLVLRADLQKLLLEKYRLKPEVIQEEDGSVTLALDELELYANGRTVEEAAQELVQDLKFYAQDYLERSQLFINAPNRRAHFPYILRVLLCDSDEEIRSLLEI; via the coding sequence ATGCTGGAAGAATTGAAGTTTACCGAAGCTCGCGGCGGCTTCTCGGCCCTGTACAGCAGAGTCTTCAACCACTACCGGCCGGTGATCATCAGGCGCAGGCAGGCGGAAGAAGTCCTGGTCCTGCGGGCCGATCTCCAGAAACTGCTCCTGGAAAAGTACAGGCTCAAACCGGAGGTCATCCAGGAAGAGGACGGATCTGTCACCCTTGCCCTGGATGAGCTCGAGCTTTACGCCAACGGCCGGACGGTGGAAGAGGCCGCGCAGGAACTGGTCCAGGACCTGAAGTTCTATGCCCAGGACTATCTCGAACGCTCCCAGCTTTTCATCAACGCTCCCAACCGGCGGGCGCACTTCCCGTACATCCTGCGCGTACTGCTCTGCGACAGCGACGAGGAAATCCGGAGCCTGCTGGAGATCTGA